Proteins encoded within one genomic window of Bombina bombina isolate aBomBom1 chromosome 1, aBomBom1.pri, whole genome shotgun sequence:
- the LOC128636213 gene encoding zinc finger SWIM domain-containing protein 1-like yields the protein MASALIQELLEMFPESQLTYVSNKDNELESLNFQTTLMSKVFLHYPEILLVFRTYNNKGKHLYTFLADGPRLITTNDMTRIVHVAIPESGSFSCLDKMFNIFKDFNPKWTMIKIFLVDPRIKGMGVLSKAFPSAEIIPSAFHICRNLLEYFHNPAETKALLVNALRTAMRSATMQNLQTLHMIIIKYVSKAFLRHMDIDLLLDDRIWAVQRWRNEYESVLYYQNMEATYSKISELFVKTLSFEINICSVAKYIQESIAGCGVPDFRTCNRHELALLNCLPEGAASQGVDGESETVPESAIIIRESLDHICTPAASKLCSKELAIAVESMKLISAENAIVNIQLIENPQHVWDNQRRCTCYFNQFLQLPCRHIMAVLVANKEDFKAEMISSFWWRKGSYSDISSLLSADVLEILNGVNKQQNNGKQFSVENMMDKIMRSLAQCNDVEFERRYNALREMADSWIGPYEQVKL from the coding sequence ATGGCATCTGCCTTAATCCAGGAGTTGCTGGAAATGTTCCCAGAGTCACAGCTGACGTATGTCTCAAACAAAGACAATGAACTAGAAAGCTTAAACTTCCAGACAACTCTCATGTCAAAAGTGTTTTTGCACTACCCAGAGATACTGCTGGTTTTCCGGACATACAATAATAAAGGGAAACATTTATATACCTTCTTAGCAGATGGCCCCCGTCTGATAACCACTAATGACATGACAAGGATTGTGCATGTTGCAATTCCTGAAAGTGGGTCATTTTCATGTCTAGATAAGATGTTCAacatttttaaagattttaatcCTAAATGGACAATGATCAAAATCTTTCTTGTGGACCCTCGCATCAAAGGTATGGGTGTTCTTTCCAAAGCTTTCCCGTCTGCAGAGATTATTCCCTCTGCATTCCATATATGCAGAAACTTGCTGGAGTATTTTCACAACCCCGCAGAGACAAAGGCTTTGTTAGTAAATGCTTTAAGAACAGCTATGCGCTCAGCCACAATGCAGAACCTCCAGACCTTGCACATGATCATCATTAAGTATGTAAGTAAGGCTTTTTTGAGACATATGGATATAGATTTGCTACTAGACGATCGAATCTGGGCCGTCCAACGTTGGAGGAATGAATATGAATCCGTTTTGTACTACCAGAACATGGAAGCCACTTACAGCAAAATTAGCGAACTATTTGTTAAAACCCTTAGTTTTGAGATCAACATTTGTTCTGTGGCTAAATACATCCAGGAAAGCATTGCTGGCTGTGGGGTGCCTGATTTCCGTACCTGCAATCGTCATGAATTGGCCTTGCTTAATTGCTTACCAGAGGGAGCAGCATCTCAAGGTGTTGATGGTGAATCTGAGACAGTACCAGAGTCTGCAATAATTATCCGTGAATCACTGGATCACATCTGTACCCCTGCAGCTTCCAAACTCTGTTCTAAAGAGTTGGCTATTGCAGTTGAGTCAATGAAACTAATTAGTGCAGAGAATGCTATTGTGAATATTCAGTTGATTGAGAATCCCCAGCATGTGTGGGATAACCAGAGAAGATGCACGTGTTACTTTAACCAATTTCTGCAGCTGCCCTGCCGTCACATAATGGCTGTACTTGTCGCCAACAAGGAGGATTTTAAAGCTGAAATGATTTCGAGTTTCTGGTGGCGTAAGGGTTCTTATTCAGATATAAGTAGTCTGCTTTCGGCAGATGTCTTAGAAATATTAAATGGggtaaacaaacaacaaaacaacgGAAAACAATTTAGTGTTGAAAATATGATGGATAAGATCATGAGGTCCTTGGCACAGTGCAATGATGTGGAGTTTGAAAGGCGATATAATGCACTAAGGGAGATGGCTGATTCTTGGATTGGGCCTTATGAGCAGGTTAAACTGTAG